One stretch of Dehalococcoidales bacterium DNA includes these proteins:
- a CDS encoding glucose 1-dehydrogenase, which yields MGRLDGKVALITGGACGIGGGHSELFAKEGAKVVVTTRKKVDEGTALAESIKKQGGEAIFLILDTTSEDDWKKVLGEVVKKYGKLNVLVNNAGVSLAKTIEETSLDEWNWIMNINATGVFLGCKYGIEVMKKNGEPCSIVNISSIDAIIGEAGLPAYCASKGAVRAMTKSVALSCAEAGYKIRVNSVHPGLIHTELTDKEAKDYGISFNQYNKLFTEATPLGHIGEPIDIAYASLYLASDESRWVTGSEYVVDGGYVAR from the coding sequence ATGGGGAGATTGGATGGTAAAGTAGCCCTGATCACCGGAGGTGCTTGCGGCATAGGCGGTGGGCATTCTGAGTTGTTTGCTAAGGAGGGGGCTAAGGTCGTAGTTACTACCAGGAAGAAGGTAGATGAGGGAACAGCGCTAGCGGAGAGTATCAAAAAGCAAGGCGGAGAGGCTATCTTTCTCATACTCGATACCACCAGCGAGGATGACTGGAAAAAGGTGCTCGGTGAGGTTGTCAAAAAATATGGCAAGCTTAATGTCCTGGTGAACAATGCCGGTGTTTCACTGGCGAAAACGATAGAAGAGACCTCCCTCGATGAATGGAACTGGATAATGAATATCAATGCGACCGGGGTTTTCTTAGGCTGTAAATATGGCATTGAGGTTATGAAGAAGAACGGGGAACCGTGCTCAATAGTGAATATATCGTCTATCGATGCCATAATAGGTGAAGCCGGGTTGCCTGCCTATTGTGCCTCTAAAGGGGCGGTGAGGGCAATGACCAAATCGGTGGCCCTATCCTGTGCTGAGGCCGGATACAAGATCCGGGTCAATTCCGTGCATCCCGGTCTCATCCACACCGAGCTTACCGACAAAGAGGCTAAAGACTACGGGATATCGTTCAACCAGTACAACAAGCTGTTTACCGAAGCGACGCCGCTGGGTCATATCGGCGAACCGATTGATATTGCCTACGCGAGTTTGTATCTTGCTTCCGATGAGTCCAGATGGGTTACCGGATCGGAGTATGTCGTAGACGGTGGGTACGTGGCCAGATAG